The Mycobacteriales bacterium DNA window TCGCGAAGATCCGCTCGATCGCGTACTTGATGTCCTGGCTGGTGATCACCGCGCCGGTCTGGAACTTGATCCCGCTGCGCAGGTGGTAGGTCCACACCGTGGCGTCGGCGTTCGCCGTGCCCGGGGCGGAGGCCAGGTCCGGTACGACCTGGGTGCCGGCCGCGCCGGGAGCCGCGGCGTACGCCATCAGGGTCCGCTCGAACAGCCGCTGCATGTCCCAGCAGAACGCGTAGTACGTCCGCGCCGGGTCCCACGAGTCGCAGTCGCCGGAACTGATCAGATTGAGGGTGCCGCCGGGCTTGTTGGAGGCGTTGACGATGCCGGTTGTGGCGGCGTTGTAGCCGGTGAGCTTCGGTGGCGGCGTGTTGGGGCTGCTGCCCCCGCCGCACGCGGTGACGGCGAGCGGCAGCGCCGCGGCTACCGCCAGCAGCTTCATTTTCGAGAGATGTCTGATCATGTGTCCGTCCGTTCCTCTTCCTCTACTCGGTCCTGGGGCCAGGACGCCGGGCGTGCATGGCGGTCAGCGGATGGTCCTCGGGTCGAGGGCATCGCGCAGACCGTCGCCGAACAGGTTGAAAGCCATGACCGTGATGAAGATGGCCAGGCCGGGGACGAGCATGTAGGCCGGGTCGACCTGATAGATGCTGGTCGCGTCGGAGAGCATCTGGCCCCACGACGCGGTCGGTGGCTGGACCCCGACCCCGAGGTAGGACAGCGCGGCCTCGCTGAGGATGTTCGTCGGGATGAGCAGGGTGGAGTAGACCAGGATCGGCGCCCAGAGGTTGGGTAGCAGCTGGCGGAGCAGGATGTGCGGCGAGCGAGCGCCCATGCTGCGGGCGGCCTCGACGAACTCCTTCTCCCGCAGCGACAGCACCTGCCCACGAATGATTCGGCCGATGTAGGGCCCGCTGAAACCACCGATCACGAAGATCAGCACGACGATGTGCAAGGTGCTGCCCGACAATCCGATGAACGACCCGGGCGCCGCCTGGATGATCACCAGCAGGGCGATCGCGAATAGCAGCTGCGGGATGGACAGCAAGAGGTCCATGGTCCGGGCGATGAACGTATCGGCGATCCCGCCGAAGAAACCCGCGATCCCGCCGAAGAAGACGCCGATGACGACAGCGAGCAGGGTGGAGCCGAGGGCCACGATCAACGACACCCGGGCGCCGTAGACGATCCGGGCGAAGATGTCCCGCCCGCTGGTGGGTTCCACGCCGAGCAGGTGGGTCCCGCTGATTCCGCCGAAATGTCCGAACGGAACCAGGGTGTCCCGACTGAGCAGAGCGGTGTGGAAGGCGTACGGAGATTGCCCGTCGAGCGCGGTGATCACTGGTGCGAGCACCGCAACGATGACCAGGCAAACGACGATTACGCCGCCGCCCAGCGCCACCTTGTCCCGCTTTAGGCGCATCCAGGCGATCTGGCCGAGCGAGCGGCCCTCGATTCGGTGCCCCTCGGCGATCGCCACAGCTTCGGGCTGCGCCTCGAGGGCGCTGCCCTGCACTTCCAGCGGTGCGGTCATCCGGCGTCGTTGCCTCTCCCGCGGAACGCGACGCCGCCCGTGACGGCGCGCCGCACGTGGCGGTATCGGACCGAAGCATAGGACGCGGCGGCCGCGGCGCCACGCCGGGAGGGCCGACGTCATCTAATCGTGACCAAGCGGTGATCTAGGCGTTGCACGGGGCCGACGGACCCGACCGGAGATGATGTCCGTGAACCGCCGGCGAGCGTCGGCGGGAACGAAGGGCAGTGGCGTCGATGACGAGCGGGCCACCCCCGGCGGAGCGTGGCTGGCGAAGCTGGGCGCCGATCTTCGGCCGT harbors:
- a CDS encoding ABC transporter permease; protein product: MTAPLEVQGSALEAQPEAVAIAEGHRIEGRSLGQIAWMRLKRDKVALGGGVIVVCLVIVAVLAPVITALDGQSPYAFHTALLSRDTLVPFGHFGGISGTHLLGVEPTSGRDIFARIVYGARVSLIVALGSTLLAVVIGVFFGGIAGFFGGIADTFIARTMDLLLSIPQLLFAIALLVIIQAAPGSFIGLSGSTLHIVVLIFVIGGFSGPYIGRIIRGQVLSLREKEFVEAARSMGARSPHILLRQLLPNLWAPILVYSTLLIPTNILSEAALSYLGVGVQPPTASWGQMLSDATSIYQVDPAYMLVPGLAIFITVMAFNLFGDGLRDALDPRTIR